The region AATAAATAAgttcaataaattttcaaGGCTTCAGCTTTTAATGATTCTTGACTCTGTTGCTTATTTCTCTCAAACGACCAAGCTAAACAAAATTCCGCGATATTGCTACGTTGTTTGAGTCAtctaaaaaatattgtttatgTTGATCCCTCAACTCCTTCCACAGCTTGCAAGCACTTCTCAACGCCATCgatgcaatgaaaaaaaacattgccaTTCTTAGGAGGTCTGTCAGTGCATTCATCCAGTGCCTTCTTGGCGCAAGGGAACTACAACACAAGAATAAAAAGgaagttattttctttattaactGCTATCACGTGTACACAGTTTGAATCCGCCTCTCATTGTTAGTGTTGTGATATTCTGCAATGCCTTACAtaatagggaatttaagatttgacgacggcaacgtcaacgacaacgccacaaatcaatgattttattggttgaatgaagaaaaataatcgtgctgcacgtgcggcacgctttttggtgcaatgttttgacgtagtctgccaaacgacgacgtgaaattttcatatttgaggttctgacgacaacgcgagctcgcagcagtaaatctttcactctttgcctttacatgaaaacttTCGTACCAAGCTAGCGAAAATGCAATTCGcgtattttgtacaacgtgatcaacatggaataatcgtaAATGACTtcacttaacgcaaagttcaattttaatttgacgTTTTCGTGGCAGTtaccgtcgtagcttcttaaattccctaatatCATTGGGCTGAGACAactctttttctcctttaaaATCAGCTCAAATATTTATAATATAATAGTAAAAGAGGTGAATAAATGGTTTTGTTGGCGAAACTTTCCTAATATTGAATCAATGTGTCTTTTGTGTGCGGTAGAGAGAGATACTTTGTTAGTCAAATTTAGGAACAAAAGGGATTTAGGACATTGTTATTCAAATTCTCACTCGAAGAACACCTGAATCTCAGAGCTCAATATCCTTGAATAACTCCATGATCACTTGCTGATATCTGAATAACTTTCTCCCCTCATTTCAGGCTTGTGCCCTCCTCCCAACCCTTATGACAAGTACCATAGCGTTTCACCTTTGTTCGGTTTTGTCCGCATATCTTAATGACTTAAGCTTACCAGTCGTTTCATGCGCTTAGGTATGTTTCGtctaaattcatttttgcaaGCTCTTGCTAGTTCACCATGGTTCTCACGCAGACATTCAAAAAGACGTTCCACAGCTGCCTAAAGGAGGAAAAAACGACAGAATCTCATAATTATACATGGCATGTGGTCATTCACGATGTGGCCGATCTCATCAGTGTAGTTGAAAATTGgtcatatgaaagaaataaacgACAGGCATATATGAAACACACATTAATCAGCGGGGAAGAGAAATTCAAGCAACCTCTTCTTAcagtgttaaaaataaaatagtcCTTATTCGCTTCTCATGGTCGTCATTTCTTGCAAAAGTATGAATActaaagataacaaaaaaacatctcaGCTACTGAAACAATGTGGAGAACTGAATCGAAGACGCTACCACTGCGAAGACAGCGAGGACGTAACTAATCGTGTGTTTGCAATAATTTGTCAATTATTCCAGGTTATTTGGCTTAAAAAATTGTACTAAATATCCcagtggaaaaatgaaaatctttCCACTTGTACCTACGTCGTCTTCACAATTGTATGTACAATAGGTCATTTCACATCGTTGATTGGTCGAGAACGGTTCCGAAATGTACAGAAGTGAAAAACTCTTGCGGAAAGAGTGCAAAAATGTCGTTATTTATTGCTAAATATGCAGACTTGTGACATTCTTTTCGCCGTTGATTCCCTTAAACTGCATCTAGACCTATTTGAGAAAGAAGCTGACCTGATAATAGCGTCATGAGATGTTAAGGTTATAGTACTAAATAAGAAATATTGTCAAACGACCttgtcacaaaaaaaaagaataataataataataaaaacaaaccaaaaaattgaagagaaaGATCCGAAACGATGAAAAATATAACAAGACCATTGAAACCTGGCAATGACAAGTGGTTCAATATTCACGTTTGGTGAGTTTCTTAGAACCTTAGTGGAAACCCGAACAAGGAACGCCAGTAGTcagcagcaacaacagcaaaagacAAAACTGTTACAAAGATTTTACTACTCACTCTCGCATTTGGCTTTTTCAACGGGGGTCTGTCATTTAAAAAGACCTCATCTGCAAGATCTTCAAGATAAGATTCCTCTGCCCTGGCAATGGCCACAATTATGACACCAAGGAAAAAACAGCCAATGATGAATTTCATGGCTGGCAAACTGAACATCATCGACTTGTTGTTCAGTATCACGGGCGAAAATTAAGAAAGCTTTATCCCTTCAAAGGATGAATTTTTCAGTTGgctaaataaatgaaatcacGAAACGGCTGCATGCCTTTTCGCTTGTACAGCTGTTTGCGATATAACTCACACTAATTaaaaatagtcatgttgtaaGCTTAATCGAAAATTGACTTCCAAATCGTctaaatgcaaaaaattagcataaatcaaaacaaagaatggATTTCCCTTTAATTCAGAAGTATTTTTACCAGAAACGAATGGTGTTAATAATCGAGGTATAGATAATTCAGCTGGCTTATCACTTTGAAAGTGCTTAAGCGAAACAACGCAACGTACATGTCATCGCCTTTCAAATGGCATCATATTGTGACATCTAATGCTTAAACCGAGAGCCAAAAAGTTGGTGAAATCCTCACTTTCGTAGTGTTTGTATAAAAGAAACTAACATTGCTGTCTCTTTATGCAGCTGAACCAACCATTGTGACGTCATATGATTTCAAGACAGCCGAAGTCTGTCAAACTTTCAATTCAACCAGCCAATCATGTTTCGgcgaagagaaacaatagCCCGAGAGTGACGTCTGAGTTCTCACGTTACTGCAGAGGGAGCTAAGAGTGCGGTGTGAACGTCCAGTCGTATTTTGCGTAGGAAGATATTCCGTCCGTCGGGCGAGGAATGCAACGGTAGTACAAACTCTCCTTTTTGCTCTCATCTCAT is a window of Acropora palmata chromosome 4, jaAcrPala1.3, whole genome shotgun sequence DNA encoding:
- the LOC141879865 gene encoding uncharacterized protein LOC141879865 — encoded protein: MMFSLPAMKFIIGCFFLGVIIVAIARAEESYLEDLADEVFLNDRPPLKKPNARAAVERLFECLRENHGELARACKNEFRRNIPKRMKRLFPCAKKALDECTDRPPKNGNVFFHCIDGVEKCLQAVEGVEGST